One Cellulomonas soli DNA window includes the following coding sequences:
- a CDS encoding GlxA family transcriptional regulator, whose amino-acid sequence MITDTTPGPTHRVAVVAFPGISPFHLSVPALVLTNRALEQFGGTYLVRTCAQRPGVLPTSTGDEVVVRRGLEELARADTVVLPSWDREVPAPEELLAAVRAAHARGARVVGLCLGAFPVAASGIVDGREVATHWDAAAALAERHPAVRVRSDVLWSDLGDVVTSAGVAAALDCCLHVVRTDRGAAAATAVARSLVLAPHRDGTQAQFIPTPVVRPGDDAIGTAMTWALAHLEASLHLDAWAARASMSRRTFTRRFQARTGTSPGAWLLEQRLLRATELLERTDHTVESVARQVGYGSAASLREHFARRFGTSPSQHRRTFAPR is encoded by the coding sequence ATGATCACGGACACGACCCCGGGTCCGACGCACCGGGTGGCCGTCGTCGCCTTCCCGGGCATCAGCCCGTTCCACCTGTCCGTGCCCGCGCTCGTGCTGACGAACCGTGCGCTGGAGCAGTTCGGCGGCACGTACCTGGTGCGCACGTGCGCGCAGCGGCCGGGCGTGCTGCCCACCTCCACCGGGGACGAGGTCGTCGTCCGGCGCGGGCTCGAGGAGCTCGCCCGCGCGGACACCGTCGTCCTGCCGAGCTGGGACCGCGAGGTCCCGGCTCCCGAGGAGCTGCTGGCGGCCGTGCGGGCCGCGCACGCCCGGGGCGCCCGCGTGGTGGGGCTGTGCCTCGGCGCCTTCCCCGTCGCCGCGTCGGGGATCGTCGACGGGCGCGAGGTGGCCACCCACTGGGACGCGGCGGCCGCGCTCGCCGAGCGCCACCCGGCCGTGCGGGTGCGCTCGGACGTCCTGTGGTCCGACCTGGGCGACGTCGTGACCTCGGCCGGGGTGGCCGCGGCGCTCGACTGCTGCCTGCACGTGGTCCGCACCGACCGCGGGGCCGCGGCGGCCACGGCTGTCGCCCGCTCGCTGGTGCTGGCCCCGCACCGCGACGGGACGCAGGCCCAGTTCATCCCGACCCCGGTCGTCCGCCCCGGGGACGACGCCATCGGGACGGCCATGACCTGGGCGCTCGCGCACCTCGAGGCCTCGCTGCACCTGGACGCATGGGCCGCGCGGGCGTCGATGTCCCGCCGGACGTTCACGCGGCGGTTCCAGGCGCGCACGGGCACGAGCCCGGGCGCCTGGCTGCTCGAGCAGCGCCTGCTGCGCGCCACCGAGCTGCTCGAACGCACCGACCACACCGTCGAGTCGGTCGCCCGGCAGGTCGGCTACGGCTCTGCGGCGTCGCTGCGCGAGCACTTCGCCCGGCGCTTCGGCACGAGCCCGTCGCAGCACCGCCGCACGTTCGCCCCGCGCTGA
- a CDS encoding HAD-IIB family hydrolase: protein MGYALAIFDLDDTLAPSKSKVDPTIVDMIVALTRVAQVAIISGGRFEQFDTQLLASIDDPEALRALHVLPTCGTRYLVSDGESWREVYSDPLTQDELARAAAIVEEGARALGLWEADTWGDRIELRGSQVTFSALGQAAPVDAKKAWDPDGRKKESLRAYAADRLPDLEVRSGGSTSVDITRKGIDKAYGVNRLLEGLGLTPQDAVFFGDRLDEGGNDYPVIATGVPCVAVEGWEDTPAKVRTALPEAFTLTDALD from the coding sequence ATGGGATACGCGCTCGCCATCTTCGACCTCGACGACACGCTCGCTCCGTCCAAGAGCAAGGTCGACCCGACCATCGTCGACATGATCGTCGCCCTCACGCGGGTGGCGCAGGTGGCGATCATCTCCGGCGGACGGTTCGAGCAGTTCGACACCCAGCTCCTCGCTTCGATCGACGACCCGGAGGCGCTGCGCGCCCTGCACGTGCTGCCGACGTGCGGCACCCGCTACCTGGTCAGCGACGGCGAGTCGTGGCGTGAGGTCTACTCCGACCCGCTGACGCAGGACGAGCTCGCGCGTGCCGCGGCGATCGTCGAGGAGGGTGCCCGCGCGCTCGGCCTGTGGGAGGCGGACACCTGGGGCGACCGCATCGAGCTGCGCGGCAGCCAGGTGACGTTCTCGGCCCTGGGCCAGGCCGCCCCGGTCGACGCCAAGAAGGCCTGGGACCCGGACGGGCGCAAGAAGGAGTCGCTGCGCGCCTACGCCGCCGACCGTCTGCCCGACCTGGAGGTCCGCTCGGGCGGTTCGACCTCGGTCGACATCACCCGCAAGGGCATCGACAAGGCGTACGGCGTGAACCGGCTCCTCGAGGGTCTGGGCCTGACGCCGCAGGACGCCGTGTTCTTCGGCGACCGCCTCGACGAGGGCGGCAACGACTACCCGGTCATCGCCACCGGCGTGCCGTGCGTGGCGGTCGAGGGCTGGGAGGACACCCCTGCCAAGGTCCGCACCGCGCTCCCCGAGGCGTTCACCCTGACCGACGCCCTCGACTGA
- a CDS encoding MarR family winged helix-turn-helix transcriptional regulator: MNDTPGPDDATDPAPRWLTPHELRTWVRLAAVVELLPGVLDTQLQRDAELTHFEYFTLAMLSEAPERTLRMTALASRTNATLPRLSHVVSRLEARGFVRREPCAQDRRATNAVLTDAGWEKVVATAPGHVATVRQHVVDALTPEQVEQLGEITAALLTRLDPDGRMAALAYANEELPDAP; encoded by the coding sequence ATGAACGACACCCCAGGCCCCGACGACGCCACCGACCCCGCGCCCCGCTGGCTCACCCCGCACGAGCTGCGCACGTGGGTCCGCCTGGCCGCCGTGGTCGAGCTGCTGCCGGGCGTCCTCGACACGCAGCTGCAACGCGACGCCGAGCTCACGCACTTCGAGTACTTCACGCTCGCGATGCTCTCCGAGGCGCCCGAGCGCACCCTGCGGATGACCGCCCTCGCGAGCCGTACCAACGCCACGCTGCCGCGGCTCTCGCACGTCGTCTCCCGGCTCGAGGCGCGCGGCTTCGTCCGACGAGAGCCCTGCGCGCAGGACCGACGCGCCACCAACGCCGTGCTCACCGATGCCGGCTGGGAGAAGGTCGTCGCGACCGCGCCCGGGCACGTGGCCACCGTGCGGCAGCACGTCGTCGACGCGCTCACGCCCGAGCAGGTCGAGCAGCTCGGCGAGATCACCGCCGCCCTGCTGACCCGCCTCGACCCGGACGGGCGCATGGCCGCGCTCGCCTACGCGAACGAGGAACTGCCGGACGCTCCCTGA
- a CDS encoding NAD(P)/FAD-dependent oxidoreductase, with product MTHSTVFERSAPAPAAVREALSQVRPAAFWLEDVDGARVDHPALTGTVEADLVVVGGGYAGLWTALRALEREPGRSVVVLEGRRVAWAASGRNGGFCEASLTHGEENGQRRWPEELATLDRLGLQNLDDIEATVARYAWDCDFERTGTLSVAVEPHQVAWLAEGDEPGARTLDRDAVRAEIDSPTYLGGRWDERTTALVHPARLGLELARTVTDLGARLFERSVVRALETDGDRVVVRTDLGQVRARHAVLATNVFPSLLRRNRLMTVPVYDHALMTEPLTGEQLASIGWTHRQGVADLANQFHYYRLSHDDRILFGGYDAIYHYGARMRAGHDHRPATHERLASHFLTTFPQLEGVRFTHGWGGAIDTCTRFCAFFGTARAGRVAYASGFTGLGVGATRFAADVMLDLLGGEETERTALRMVRERPLPFPPEPVAAIGVGLTKWSLDRADHRGGQRNLLLRTLDALGLGFDS from the coding sequence GTGACGCACAGCACCGTGTTCGAACGATCCGCACCCGCTCCCGCCGCCGTCCGCGAGGCCCTGTCCCAGGTGCGCCCGGCGGCGTTCTGGCTCGAGGACGTCGACGGCGCGCGTGTCGACCATCCCGCGCTGACGGGCACGGTCGAGGCCGACCTGGTCGTGGTGGGCGGCGGATACGCGGGCCTGTGGACCGCGCTGCGCGCGCTCGAGCGCGAGCCCGGCCGGTCGGTCGTGGTGCTCGAGGGGCGGCGGGTCGCATGGGCCGCCTCGGGCCGCAACGGCGGGTTCTGCGAGGCGAGCCTGACGCACGGCGAGGAGAACGGGCAGCGACGGTGGCCCGAGGAGCTGGCCACGCTCGACCGGCTCGGCCTGCAGAACCTGGACGACATCGAGGCGACCGTCGCGCGGTACGCCTGGGACTGCGACTTCGAGCGCACGGGGACGCTCTCGGTGGCGGTCGAGCCGCACCAGGTCGCCTGGTTGGCCGAGGGGGACGAGCCGGGCGCGCGCACGCTCGACCGGGACGCGGTCCGCGCCGAGATCGACTCCCCCACCTACCTGGGCGGCCGGTGGGACGAGCGCACGACCGCGCTCGTGCACCCTGCGCGCCTCGGCCTCGAGCTGGCCCGCACCGTGACGGACCTCGGGGCGCGCCTGTTCGAGCGGTCCGTGGTCCGCGCACTGGAGACCGACGGCGACCGTGTCGTGGTCCGCACCGACCTCGGCCAGGTGCGGGCACGGCACGCCGTGCTGGCCACGAACGTGTTCCCGTCCCTGCTGCGGCGCAACCGCCTCATGACCGTGCCGGTGTACGACCACGCGTTGATGACCGAACCGCTGACCGGCGAGCAGCTGGCCTCGATCGGCTGGACGCACCGGCAGGGTGTCGCCGACCTGGCCAACCAGTTCCACTACTACCGCCTCAGCCACGACGACCGGATCCTGTTCGGCGGGTACGACGCGATCTACCACTACGGCGCACGGATGCGCGCCGGCCACGACCACCGACCGGCGACGCACGAACGGCTCGCGAGCCACTTCCTGACCACGTTCCCGCAGCTCGAGGGCGTGCGTTTCACGCACGGCTGGGGTGGCGCGATCGACACGTGCACCCGGTTCTGCGCGTTCTTCGGCACCGCACGTGCCGGACGCGTCGCGTACGCGAGCGGGTTCACCGGGCTGGGTGTGGGCGCCACCCGGTTCGCCGCCGACGTGATGCTCGACCTGCTCGGCGGCGAGGAGACCGAACGCACCGCGCTGCGCATGGTGCGTGAACGCCCGTTGCCCTTCCCGCCCGAGCCGGTCGCCGCGATCGGCGTCGGCCTGACCAAGTGGTCGCTCGACAGGGCCGACCACCGCGGCGGACAGCGGAACCTCCTGCTGCGCACGCTCGACGCGCTCGGTCTCGGCTTCGACTCCTGA
- a CDS encoding MBL fold metallo-hydrolase produces the protein MTTSFTATLIGGPTLRFTYAGRTLLTDPTFDDPGEHPGPVTLRKTTPPALPADEVGPVDVVLLSHDQHADNLDVAGRAFLARVPLVLSTPLAASRVEGVVGLEPWQRTTLPAVPGRPSVQVTAVPAQHGPVGCEPVSGPVTGFVLQAEGEPTVYVSGDNASVEVVGAIAARFDDVRVAVLFVGAANVGRFGEHPVTLDAVRALAVARLLPQAVIVPVHAEGWAHFTESTDELTRAFAGTQEAPRLHVLSRGVQVSLSR, from the coding sequence ATGACGACCTCGTTCACCGCCACCCTGATCGGCGGACCGACCCTGCGGTTCACCTACGCGGGACGGACCCTGCTGACCGACCCGACCTTCGACGACCCCGGCGAGCACCCCGGTCCGGTCACCCTGCGCAAGACCACCCCGCCCGCCCTGCCCGCCGACGAGGTCGGCCCGGTCGACGTCGTGCTGCTCTCGCACGACCAGCACGCCGACAACCTCGACGTGGCCGGGCGCGCGTTCCTCGCCCGCGTCCCGTTGGTGCTGTCGACACCGCTCGCGGCGAGCCGGGTCGAGGGGGTCGTCGGGCTCGAACCGTGGCAGCGGACCACGTTGCCCGCGGTGCCGGGGCGTCCGTCGGTGCAGGTCACCGCCGTCCCGGCGCAGCACGGCCCGGTCGGTTGCGAACCGGTCAGCGGGCCCGTGACGGGGTTCGTGCTGCAGGCCGAGGGCGAGCCGACCGTGTACGTCTCCGGCGACAACGCCTCCGTCGAGGTGGTCGGCGCCATCGCCGCCCGGTTCGACGACGTGCGCGTCGCGGTCCTGTTCGTCGGTGCGGCGAACGTGGGCCGGTTCGGCGAGCACCCCGTCACCCTCGACGCCGTGCGGGCGCTCGCGGTCGCGCGGCTGCTGCCGCAGGCGGTCATCGTCCCGGTGCACGCGGAGGGGTGGGCGCACTTCACGGAGTCGACGGATGAGCTGACCCGTGCGTTCGCCGGCACGCAGGAGGCTCCTCGGCTGCACGTGCTGTCGCGCGGCGTGCAGGTCTCCCTCTCCCGCTGA